Proteins from a single region of Dyadobacter fanqingshengii:
- a CDS encoding TonB-dependent receptor encodes MKKPFKYRQVLLWTMRITATQLIFAVWFIGTGFAHDSHAQSLLSQKITVVATGSEVRKVLNQVEKQVDVRFVFSSKLIKSARKVTVSATEKPLYEVLDQILTPLGLQYEVSGKIIILKRQDALPTELPAKGISPKRNLTGKVVDETNTPLPGVSIVVKGTQTGTTTNGDGGFELDVPDNAVLVLSFVGYVTKEIPVENQSVINVTLEADVRALNELVVVGYGVVKKSDLTGSVASIKSTELNAYPATNLMQSLAGRATGVQISQNTGAPGSPISVRIRGTNSVQGGNEPLYVVDGFPYSGNPTLLNNADVESIEILKDASATAIYGSRGANGVVLITTKKGKSGRVSVDLDTYVGFQKPRKKIEMMNAKEYAQFYNEQASNDGLAPHFTQDEINSLGEGTDWQDLALQTAAIQNHSVSVNGGNEKTRFSVSGSNFNQGGIIIGSDYVRNSVRANLSTDFSKKFKFDINTILSRIDSDRKNTEGGNRGSSLVSAMLSGYPTVAPLTPEGNYSNLATIYSWGSNVITNPLNFIEQQSDHIRSNKVLANGALTYMPFEGLSIKISGGIENTDDRTDTYTTKKFVNSLGSAGIYTTQTTSLLNENTVSYVKEIGKHNISAVAGFTYQDLTTTQLNTTGSGFVSDIQESFDIGAAATQGVPFSTYSKWSLLSYLARFNYSFNDRLLATVSFRADGSSRYTEGQKWGYFPSGSIAYRLSEEDFIKNISFISDLKIRVGYGETGSTAINPYFTLNQLASGKVVFGDALTTYYAPGLRLAGPLKWETTSQSDIGLDIGFLQNRFSLTLDYYIKNTRDLLNNVPLPSSLGYGYTINNVGKVQNKGFEIAANANILSGKFKWDVSANASINKNKVLKLYGGNDVLGEAINISVINDNINVLREGESIGAFYGYVEKGYDETGKIVYEDYNNNGTRDIGDKRIIGNPNPKLIYGFNSNMSFKNFELNVFVQGSKGNDIFNLSSVNQTMDYGQALNMPREVFENHWTPTNTNAKYPLITGKVSQAQVSNRFVEDGSYLRVKNIQLSYNLPIKDIKWLTNAQIYVSGQNLITFTKYSWFDPEISSYGGSNSIRMGIDHYSYPTAKTTTIGLRIGF; translated from the coding sequence ATGAAAAAACCCTTTAAATACCGCCAGGTATTACTTTGGACGATGCGAATAACAGCCACACAATTGATATTTGCCGTATGGTTCATTGGAACCGGCTTTGCCCACGACAGTCACGCACAGTCGCTTCTTTCTCAGAAGATTACGGTGGTTGCCACGGGCAGTGAAGTAAGGAAAGTCCTGAACCAGGTTGAGAAGCAAGTGGATGTAAGGTTCGTATTCAGCTCCAAATTGATCAAGTCGGCCAGAAAGGTGACGGTTAGCGCCACTGAAAAGCCATTATACGAAGTCCTGGACCAGATATTGACGCCATTGGGGTTACAATATGAGGTTTCGGGCAAAATTATTATCCTCAAAAGGCAGGACGCGCTTCCAACCGAACTTCCTGCGAAAGGGATTTCGCCCAAACGCAATCTCACCGGAAAGGTGGTGGATGAAACAAATACGCCGCTGCCGGGCGTCAGCATTGTGGTGAAAGGAACGCAGACGGGCACGACGACCAACGGCGACGGCGGGTTTGAACTCGACGTGCCTGACAATGCCGTGCTTGTATTGAGCTTTGTAGGCTATGTAACCAAAGAAATTCCCGTTGAAAATCAAAGCGTTATCAATGTAACGCTGGAAGCGGACGTAAGAGCATTGAATGAGCTGGTGGTGGTTGGTTATGGTGTTGTGAAAAAATCAGATCTCACAGGTTCGGTTGCGTCTATCAAATCAACAGAATTGAATGCTTACCCGGCAACCAACCTCATGCAATCATTGGCCGGACGTGCAACCGGCGTGCAGATCTCCCAAAACACAGGCGCACCGGGAAGTCCGATCAGCGTTCGGATTAGAGGAACAAACTCGGTCCAGGGTGGTAATGAGCCACTTTACGTGGTGGACGGTTTTCCTTATTCCGGTAACCCAACATTGCTGAACAATGCGGACGTAGAATCCATCGAAATCCTGAAAGACGCTTCTGCAACGGCCATTTATGGTTCCAGAGGTGCGAATGGTGTTGTTTTGATCACAACCAAAAAAGGAAAATCCGGCAGGGTGAGCGTGGATCTCGATACATATGTGGGTTTCCAAAAGCCAAGGAAAAAGATCGAAATGATGAATGCGAAGGAATATGCGCAATTCTATAATGAACAGGCTTCAAATGACGGACTAGCGCCTCATTTTACGCAGGACGAAATCAATAGTTTGGGCGAAGGAACAGACTGGCAAGATCTCGCGTTGCAGACGGCAGCCATCCAAAATCATTCTGTTTCGGTAAATGGTGGAAATGAAAAAACGCGTTTCTCGGTTTCAGGAAGCAATTTCAATCAGGGAGGGATCATTATCGGAAGCGATTATGTCCGCAATTCGGTTCGCGCTAACCTGAGCACTGATTTCAGCAAAAAGTTTAAATTCGACATTAATACAATTTTAAGCCGAATTGATTCCGACCGTAAAAACACAGAAGGGGGAAACCGTGGTTCGTCGCTTGTTTCGGCAATGCTGTCGGGATATCCAACTGTTGCCCCGCTAACGCCGGAAGGGAATTATTCCAATTTGGCTACAATTTATTCCTGGGGTTCCAATGTGATCACCAACCCGTTGAACTTCATCGAGCAGCAATCGGACCACATTCGCTCCAACAAAGTATTGGCCAATGGCGCGCTGACTTATATGCCTTTTGAAGGTCTTTCTATTAAAATTTCCGGAGGGATAGAAAATACGGACGACCGCACGGACACTTATACAACCAAGAAGTTTGTCAACTCTCTGGGATCTGCCGGGATTTATACCACCCAGACAACCAGCTTGTTGAACGAAAATACTGTGAGCTACGTGAAGGAAATTGGCAAGCACAATATTTCTGCCGTGGCCGGTTTTACTTATCAGGACCTTACGACAACGCAGCTGAACACCACGGGAAGCGGATTTGTGAGTGACATTCAGGAATCGTTTGACATTGGCGCAGCAGCGACGCAGGGCGTTCCGTTCTCAACTTACTCCAAATGGTCATTGCTGTCTTATTTGGCCAGATTTAACTACTCATTTAATGATAGATTGCTGGCTACGGTCAGTTTTCGGGCCGATGGTTCCTCCCGTTACACAGAAGGCCAGAAATGGGGTTATTTTCCTTCGGGATCGATTGCCTATCGTTTGTCGGAAGAGGATTTTATCAAAAATATTTCTTTCATTTCCGACCTGAAAATCCGTGTTGGTTATGGCGAAACGGGAAGCACTGCCATCAATCCTTACTTCACTTTGAACCAGCTTGCGTCGGGAAAAGTGGTTTTTGGCGATGCATTAACAACGTACTATGCGCCGGGTTTACGTCTGGCGGGACCATTGAAATGGGAAACCACATCGCAGTCCGACATTGGATTGGACATTGGTTTCCTGCAAAACCGCTTCTCGCTGACATTGGATTATTATATCAAAAACACACGGGATCTGCTTAATAATGTGCCTTTGCCTTCTTCTTTGGGCTATGGTTATACGATCAATAATGTGGGCAAAGTGCAGAACAAAGGTTTTGAGATCGCTGCCAATGCGAACATTCTGAGCGGTAAATTCAAATGGGATGTTTCGGCCAATGCTTCGATCAATAAAAACAAAGTGCTGAAATTATATGGCGGCAATGATGTGCTCGGTGAGGCGATCAATATTTCGGTGATCAATGACAACATTAATGTTTTGAGAGAAGGTGAATCGATCGGAGCGTTTTATGGCTATGTGGAAAAAGGTTACGATGAAACCGGGAAGATTGTTTACGAAGATTACAACAACAACGGAACCCGCGATATCGGCGACAAACGCATCATTGGCAATCCAAATCCCAAGCTGATTTACGGTTTCAACTCCAATATGTCTTTCAAAAATTTCGAGCTGAATGTATTTGTTCAGGGATCGAAAGGAAATGATATTTTCAATCTGAGCTCGGTAAACCAGACCATGGATTACGGTCAAGCCCTGAACATGCCGCGTGAAGTTTTTGAAAATCACTGGACACCAACCAATACCAATGCCAAATATCCGCTGATCACAGGTAAGGTTTCACAAGCCCAGGTTTCCAACCGGTTTGTGGAAGACGGCTCTTATTTGCGTGTGAAGAACATTCAGTTGAGCTACAATCTGCCGATCAAAGATATTAAGTGGCTTACCAATGCGCAGATCTACGTAAGCGGTCAAAACCTGATCACTTTTACCAAATATTCCTGGTTTGATCCTGAAATCAGTTCCTATGGCGGCTCCAACTCCATTCGCATGGGCATTGACCATTATAGTTATCCTACTGCAAAAACAACCACCATCGGCCTTCGCATAGGATTCTGA
- a CDS encoding FecR family protein, translated as MDRYKDFTVEDFVWDTFFRQWVLSPTRETEDLWEEWIENNADAHEKVQQAKSIVLSLRLHEPEISDPEITHIVKQTVGRINASEQYPSFEEPAKQPKAYSFPWLRIAASIAFLLISGWIIYSLTTKKESQKITFAKAIQEHKDSVTEKWNPSMKPMTVVLEDGSKVTLSANGRIRYANKFVAARREVFLEGEAFFDVAKDSERPFFVYSNGLVTKVLGTSFTIKAYGNSNEVTVEVKTGRVSVFAESDPELEQKTSGRELQGIVLHPNQKIIYSREEIRMVKTLVEKPEMVVPKAEIPQFEFEDTPASEVFATIGKAYGIEILYDAEILKDCPLTATLDNQTLHEKLFIICQAVEASYEILDGQIVIHSTGCKN; from the coding sequence ATGGATCGTTACAAAGATTTTACCGTTGAAGATTTTGTCTGGGACACTTTTTTTCGCCAGTGGGTCCTTTCTCCCACCCGCGAGACCGAGGATCTTTGGGAAGAATGGATCGAAAACAATGCCGATGCACACGAAAAAGTCCAGCAGGCAAAAAGCATTGTGCTGTCATTACGTTTGCACGAGCCGGAAATCAGCGATCCTGAGATCACGCACATTGTCAAGCAAACCGTAGGCCGGATCAATGCTTCGGAGCAATATCCATCGTTTGAAGAACCGGCAAAACAGCCGAAAGCTTACAGTTTCCCATGGCTTCGCATTGCTGCGTCCATTGCATTCCTGCTCATTTCCGGCTGGATCATTTATTCACTTACAACTAAAAAGGAGTCGCAAAAAATCACTTTTGCAAAGGCCATTCAGGAGCACAAGGATAGCGTAACCGAAAAATGGAATCCTTCCATGAAGCCTATGACGGTTGTTTTGGAGGATGGCAGCAAGGTTACGCTGTCTGCGAATGGCCGCATCCGTTACGCTAATAAATTCGTTGCCGCCAGGCGCGAGGTTTTTCTGGAAGGCGAGGCATTTTTTGATGTTGCCAAAGATTCTGAGCGTCCGTTTTTCGTGTATTCCAATGGCTTGGTTACCAAGGTTTTAGGGACAAGTTTCACCATCAAAGCCTATGGGAATTCCAATGAAGTTACGGTGGAAGTGAAGACCGGACGCGTGTCCGTTTTTGCTGAATCCGATCCTGAATTGGAACAAAAAACATCCGGTCGCGAGCTGCAAGGCATTGTGCTGCATCCGAATCAAAAGATTATTTACTCCCGTGAAGAGATCAGAATGGTGAAAACGCTGGTTGAAAAACCGGAAATGGTTGTGCCTAAGGCCGAAATCCCGCAATTCGAATTTGAAGATACACCGGCAAGTGAGGTTTTTGCGACGATAGGAAAAGCCTATGGCATTGAAATTCTGTATGACGCCGAAATATTAAAAGATTGCCCACTAACGGCAACGCTTGATAATCAGACACTTCACGAGAAGCTTTTCATCATTTGTCAGGCAGTTGAGGCTAGTTATGAGATCCTCGACGGGCAGATCGTGATCCACAGCACAGGATGCAAAAATTAA
- a CDS encoding RNA polymerase sigma factor — translation MKPHSQPPQSSDDNALWQQFLLGDVAAFEQLMSSHFRVLFRYGCKFSKDQEFVKDSVQDLFLHLWEKRGSLSADVAVKPYLMASLRRLMHRSVSSKSWVGEGNVEQVDEAFDLEFSVEQQYINNESTLVRTRQLEKLLMELPKRQKEVIYLKFFQELSREQISEIMAVSPQTVSNLLQIAIKQLKKHWKAEFLTFFLIHLFI, via the coding sequence ATGAAACCACATTCTCAGCCTCCTCAATCTTCTGATGACAATGCGCTTTGGCAACAGTTTCTGTTGGGAGATGTGGCTGCGTTCGAGCAACTGATGTCTTCGCATTTTCGCGTGCTTTTCCGTTACGGATGCAAATTTTCCAAAGATCAGGAGTTTGTAAAGGACTCAGTCCAGGATTTGTTTTTGCATTTGTGGGAAAAGCGCGGGAGTTTGAGCGCTGATGTGGCCGTGAAGCCTTACTTGATGGCTTCTCTTCGCCGACTCATGCACAGAAGCGTCTCCTCAAAATCCTGGGTAGGAGAGGGAAACGTGGAGCAGGTGGACGAGGCATTTGACCTTGAATTTTCAGTTGAACAGCAATACATTAATAACGAATCGACGCTTGTACGCACGCGCCAGCTCGAAAAATTGCTCATGGAACTTCCAAAGCGGCAAAAGGAAGTTATTTATCTCAAATTTTTCCAGGAACTGAGCCGCGAGCAGATCTCCGAAATCATGGCTGTTTCCCCTCAAACCGTTTCCAATTTACTGCAAATCGCGATCAAACAGCTGAAAAAGCACTGGAAAGCCGAATTCCTGACTTTCTTCCTAATTCATTTATTTATATAA
- a CDS encoding T9SS type A sorting domain-containing protein, with translation MTSHFYHLSRVFAVVLLSAVFQCAFAQTVYFHQDFLKPGPFLNPKPDSGQFSHIVQTVPSLSFSKFSKGYMDLVRTQEDSATGGIIRVLRATPFTPNPETLFIQITLSAESVQLAALNAMYFYVGENFNPDNHSFPGNALMFGKFSLNFLEGGFNIKDFATQNTSKLIGKKKQVTVTWVLNNSKKLLAYKLFPANAVTHNALPGTYDLWVDNEPVSLNSKAYPGNSLFSDTKLSNFEMRFRNGQGKIRIHEILIRNGVSELKAGEVLVTPNPATRKLITLRAEHIKKSTLRLFNMWGRDIHISSEIMSTDKIEIRPAEELASGMYIVHFENKHHQKRAVRVMIE, from the coding sequence ATGACGTCACATTTCTATCATTTATCCAGAGTTTTTGCGGTTGTTTTATTGTCTGCGGTGTTTCAATGTGCATTCGCGCAGACGGTTTATTTTCATCAGGATTTTTTGAAACCAGGGCCATTTTTGAATCCAAAACCTGATTCCGGCCAATTTAGCCACATTGTTCAGACGGTCCCTTCGCTCTCTTTTTCCAAATTCTCCAAAGGTTACATGGATCTGGTGCGGACGCAGGAGGATTCAGCGACCGGTGGGATCATTCGTGTCCTGCGGGCCACGCCTTTTACGCCTAATCCTGAAACATTGTTCATTCAAATCACCCTTAGCGCCGAGTCAGTGCAGTTGGCCGCGTTGAATGCGATGTATTTTTATGTGGGTGAAAACTTCAATCCGGATAACCATTCCTTTCCGGGGAATGCGTTGATGTTTGGCAAGTTTTCGCTCAATTTTCTGGAAGGAGGGTTCAATATTAAGGACTTTGCCACGCAAAATACCAGCAAGCTTATCGGCAAAAAGAAGCAGGTTACAGTAACCTGGGTTCTGAACAATTCCAAAAAGTTGCTGGCTTACAAGCTATTTCCTGCCAATGCAGTCACACACAATGCATTGCCCGGAACTTACGATTTATGGGTTGATAATGAGCCCGTAAGCCTCAATAGCAAAGCCTATCCCGGTAACTCGCTTTTTTCTGATACCAAACTTTCCAATTTCGAAATGCGGTTCCGGAATGGGCAGGGTAAAATCCGCATTCATGAGATATTGATACGAAACGGCGTGTCCGAGTTGAAAGCAGGAGAAGTGCTCGTCACGCCCAATCCGGCCACGCGAAAATTGATCACATTAAGAGCTGAGCATATTAAAAAGTCTACGCTTAGGCTTTTTAATATGTGGGGAAGAGACATTCACATTTCGTCAGAGATCATGTCAACGGATAAAATTGAAATTCGTCCTGCAGAGGAGCTGGCGTCGGGCATGTACATAGTACATTTTGAAAATAAGCATCATCAAAAAAGAGCTGTCAGGGTGATGATCGAGTGA
- a CDS encoding DUF6934 family protein translates to MNDPFYEFTSLNNTTRFDFLSIGKREIHKAVIYSQSADPQIFFLSLANVSQEDLLDFVTTSNNGDLKVVLATVVQTLITFLDIHPTVMVAFTGNTPSRSRLYNILISQELDQVSANFIIFGIKGDRIELFTRNSCYDSFLISRKNVNID, encoded by the coding sequence ATGAATGATCCATTTTACGAGTTCACCTCGCTGAATAACACAACTCGTTTTGATTTTCTAAGCATTGGCAAAAGGGAAATTCATAAAGCCGTAATTTATAGTCAAAGCGCCGATCCCCAAATTTTCTTTTTAAGTCTGGCGAATGTCTCACAAGAAGATTTATTGGATTTTGTGACAACCAGCAATAACGGTGACTTGAAAGTTGTTTTGGCAACCGTCGTTCAAACATTAATAACATTTCTCGACATTCATCCAACGGTAATGGTCGCTTTTACGGGTAATACGCCGTCCAGGTCACGTTTATATAATATTCTTATAAGTCAAGAGCTCGATCAAGTGTCCGCAAATTTCATAATATTCGGTATTAAAGGAGACCGTATTGAACTATTCACGCGAAATAGCTGCTACGACAGCTTTCTTATTTCTCGTAAAAATGTTAATATTGATTAA
- a CDS encoding cellulase family glycosylhydrolase, whose translation MKFLKTTVWALLICLSFQSFAINAEDKKQANPREIWTKEQANQWYSQQGWLVGADFLPSTAINQLEMFQAADFDTVTINRELGWASKIGMNTMRVYLHDLLFQEDSAGFVKRLDTFLNIAQKHKIKPLFVLFDSCWDPFPKLGKQRAPKPGVHNSGWVQSPGLEALKDSTQYARLERYVKGTVAAFANDSRVLAWDIWNEPDNPNTSSYGKVELPNKVDYVIPLLSKAFVWARSVNPSQPLTAGVWNGNWETHETLTPIEKVMIDQSDIITFHNYEDAADFEKRIKQLQQYGRPMICTEYMSRGNGSFFKGSLPIAKKYNVGAINWGLVDGKSQTIYPWDSWKKTYTAEPELWFHDIFRKDGTPYKKDEVELIKKLTSAK comes from the coding sequence ATGAAATTTTTAAAAACAACAGTCTGGGCGCTCCTTATTTGCCTTTCCTTTCAAAGTTTTGCGATAAATGCGGAGGATAAAAAGCAGGCTAATCCGCGCGAGATCTGGACAAAAGAACAAGCCAATCAATGGTATAGTCAGCAAGGTTGGCTGGTTGGAGCAGATTTTTTGCCCAGCACAGCCATTAACCAGCTCGAAATGTTCCAGGCAGCTGATTTTGATACGGTAACCATTAACAGGGAATTGGGATGGGCGTCTAAAATCGGCATGAACACCATGCGCGTTTATTTGCACGATCTTTTGTTTCAGGAGGATTCAGCTGGTTTTGTGAAGCGTTTGGACACATTTCTAAACATTGCCCAGAAGCATAAGATCAAGCCATTATTCGTGCTATTCGATTCCTGTTGGGACCCGTTTCCGAAACTGGGAAAACAACGTGCTCCGAAACCAGGCGTTCATAACTCAGGTTGGGTACAAAGTCCGGGATTGGAAGCACTGAAAGACAGCACGCAATATGCGCGTTTGGAAAGATATGTGAAAGGAACGGTTGCCGCATTTGCCAATGACAGCCGTGTTTTGGCCTGGGACATCTGGAACGAGCCGGACAATCCGAATACAAGCTCTTATGGTAAAGTTGAACTGCCAAACAAAGTGGATTATGTGATTCCATTGCTTTCAAAGGCATTCGTCTGGGCACGTTCTGTAAATCCTTCGCAACCATTAACCGCAGGAGTTTGGAACGGAAACTGGGAGACACATGAAACTTTGACACCCATCGAAAAAGTAATGATTGACCAATCAGACATCATTACATTCCACAACTACGAAGACGCCGCAGATTTCGAAAAGCGCATTAAACAATTACAGCAATACGGTCGCCCGATGATCTGCACGGAATATATGTCGCGCGGAAACGGAAGCTTCTTCAAAGGCTCATTGCCTATCGCCAAGAAATACAATGTAGGAGCCATCAACTGGGGCCTCGTAGACGGCAAATCCCAAACGATCTATCCCTGGGACAGCTGGAAAAAAACCTACACAGCCGAACCAGAACTCTGGTTCCACGACATCTTCCGCAAAGACGGAACACCGTATAAGAAGGATGAAGTTGAGTTGATTAAGAAGCTGACTTCTGCGAAGTAG
- a CDS encoding sugar phosphate isomerase/epimerase family protein translates to MLFGASTFIWVSPFSTQNIDLLTKVKNMGYDIIEIAVEDTSIIDWDAIKIVARDLDLKITISGAFGPERDISSTESLHRQLGKQYIIDCIKIAQNVGSPIFGGPVYSAVGKTRIVSDEQKKQERAWCIDTLVEIGKIAADHGVVVGLEPLNRFETDMVNTVDQALSIVHEVSSPNLKIVLDTFHSNIEEKDIPASVRKIGKDLLCHVQGNESDRGTPGTGHLEWEGIRDALVEIGYDGAVVIETFGQPSKELARAACIWRPLASSADELAEEGLAFYKNMFS, encoded by the coding sequence ATGCTATTCGGAGCAAGCACTTTCATATGGGTATCCCCATTCTCAACGCAGAACATTGACCTGCTGACCAAGGTAAAAAACATGGGCTATGACATCATTGAAATAGCCGTTGAAGACACAAGCATCATCGATTGGGATGCAATAAAAATCGTTGCCCGCGATCTTGATTTAAAGATTACGATCAGCGGCGCTTTCGGTCCCGAGCGCGACATTTCCAGCACCGAATCCCTGCATCGGCAGCTTGGAAAACAATACATTATCGACTGTATTAAAATTGCACAAAACGTAGGGAGCCCCATTTTCGGCGGGCCTGTTTATTCCGCAGTAGGCAAGACCAGGATCGTTTCGGACGAACAAAAAAAACAGGAACGCGCCTGGTGCATCGACACATTGGTTGAAATTGGAAAAATAGCGGCCGACCACGGTGTTGTCGTTGGTTTAGAACCGCTTAATCGCTTTGAAACTGATATGGTTAACACCGTTGATCAAGCGCTTTCCATTGTGCATGAAGTGTCCAGCCCTAACCTGAAAATTGTCCTTGACACATTCCATTCCAATATTGAGGAAAAAGACATTCCGGCTTCTGTTCGAAAGATCGGAAAAGACTTACTATGCCATGTTCAGGGCAATGAAAGTGACCGCGGAACACCTGGAACGGGACATTTGGAATGGGAGGGAATCCGCGATGCGCTGGTCGAAATTGGTTATGATGGCGCTGTTGTGATTGAAACTTTTGGGCAGCCTTCAAAAGAGCTTGCGCGTGCCGCTTGCATATGGCGCCCGCTTGCCAGCAGTGCCGATGAGCTGGCCGAAGAAGGGTTGGCTTTTTATAAAAATATGTTTTCCTAA
- a CDS encoding Gfo/Idh/MocA family protein encodes MSQKQITVVIVGMGFGKEFIPIYQSHPNIKAVGICTRSKETRDELTAKFNLDPNLVFEHFEDVPKRDDVDAIHVVTPVPEHAKMTLASLNAGKHTACTIPMAMTVEDCTAIVEAKRRSGKVYMMMETALYTREFLYGLKLAETGELGRIQFVRGSHIQDMSMEGWGEYWKGYPPMLNGTHAISPLLKINNTIAETVVCHGSGRLSEDLASRYGSPFAVETATFTLRNSDVVAEATRSLFDVVRQYRESYDVYGTKMSFEWEQLQDESHIVFDGGENAKRIDVPDTDELLIEPIKHFTKREKIDDPNHVSFLQGAGHGGSHPHLVQEFVAAIVEGRDSAVDAALAANYTCAGICAHESAMKGGVRVNVPSFE; translated from the coding sequence ATGAGTCAGAAGCAAATCACAGTCGTTATCGTTGGAATGGGTTTTGGAAAAGAATTTATCCCCATTTACCAAAGTCACCCGAACATTAAAGCCGTAGGAATTTGTACGCGCAGCAAAGAAACCCGTGACGAACTGACTGCTAAATTCAATCTGGACCCGAACCTGGTTTTTGAACATTTCGAAGATGTTCCCAAAAGAGACGATGTAGATGCCATCCACGTGGTAACGCCGGTTCCTGAGCACGCAAAAATGACATTGGCCTCCCTTAATGCCGGAAAACACACCGCCTGCACCATTCCGATGGCGATGACCGTGGAAGATTGCACAGCGATCGTGGAAGCAAAACGCCGTTCCGGCAAGGTGTACATGATGATGGAAACTGCGCTTTACACGCGTGAATTTTTATATGGCTTGAAATTGGCTGAAACTGGCGAACTGGGCCGCATTCAGTTTGTTCGCGGATCGCATATTCAGGATATGAGCATGGAAGGCTGGGGTGAATATTGGAAGGGTTACCCGCCGATGCTGAACGGCACGCACGCGATTTCTCCGCTCTTGAAGATCAATAACACCATCGCCGAAACGGTTGTATGCCACGGATCAGGCAGATTGAGCGAAGATCTGGCTAGTCGCTATGGCTCTCCGTTTGCGGTTGAAACGGCCACATTTACGTTAAGAAATTCTGATGTGGTTGCAGAGGCAACACGTTCATTGTTTGATGTGGTGCGGCAATATCGCGAGAGTTATGATGTTTATGGCACCAAAATGTCGTTTGAATGGGAGCAATTGCAGGATGAAAGCCACATTGTTTTTGATGGCGGTGAAAATGCAAAACGCATCGATGTCCCTGATACAGACGAACTTTTAATCGAACCGATCAAGCATTTTACAAAACGTGAAAAAATCGACGATCCAAACCACGTTTCGTTCTTGCAAGGAGCAGGACACGGAGGATCTCACCCGCATTTGGTGCAGGAATTCGTTGCCGCCATCGTTGAAGGCCGCGATTCCGCGGTTGATGCAGCCTTGGCAGCCAATTACACATGCGCCGGCATATGCGCACACGAGTCGGCCATGAAAGGCGGCGTGCGGGTGAATGTGCCTAGTTTTGAGTAA
- a CDS encoding ThuA domain-containing protein, producing the protein MINSFLKTAFTLILLLVFVAVNAGNDIDKPIKKAIRVLLVGGGSSHDFDKWYKGTDVETLQKDGFATVEYTSDPTAILGKLKDIDVLLLANNQPIADDATRKAIFAFVDAGKGLVLAHPALWYNWKDWPEYNQKLVGGGSKGHDKYGPFDVTITKKHPVTKNVPETFHLDDELYYQIPDESGSPIEVLATAKAATSDKVFPSIFIVKYPKGKIVAIALGHDAASHTIAPYQTILRNAVQWAAN; encoded by the coding sequence ATGATAAATTCATTTTTAAAAACTGCCTTCACCTTGATTTTGCTGCTCGTTTTTGTGGCGGTAAATGCAGGCAATGACATTGATAAGCCCATTAAAAAGGCAATTCGCGTTTTGCTGGTCGGCGGCGGTTCTTCTCACGATTTTGATAAATGGTATAAAGGCACAGACGTGGAAACGCTGCAAAAAGATGGGTTTGCCACAGTGGAGTACACCAGCGACCCGACTGCCATTTTGGGCAAATTGAAAGACATTGATGTGCTTCTTTTGGCAAACAACCAGCCCATCGCCGACGATGCAACCCGCAAAGCCATATTTGCATTCGTTGATGCAGGAAAAGGGCTGGTTCTCGCCCATCCTGCACTTTGGTACAACTGGAAAGACTGGCCCGAATACAACCAAAAACTCGTTGGCGGAGGCTCAAAAGGGCATGACAAATATGGCCCGTTTGACGTCACGATCACCAAGAAGCACCCTGTAACCAAGAATGTGCCGGAAACATTTCACCTGGATGACGAGCTGTATTATCAGATTCCTGACGAATCCGGATCGCCGATCGAAGTTTTGGCAACGGCAAAAGCCGCCACTTCGGATAAAGTTTTCCCAAGCATATTCATTGTAAAATATCCGAAGGGAAAGATTGTGGCCATTGCGCTGGGCCACGATGCCGCCTCGCACACCATTGCGCCTTACCAGACTATTTTGCGAAACGCCGTTCAGTGGGCTGCTAACTAG